TCCTCCTCCTCAGCTATTGTCCCAACTGACCTTGATCCTTATCAATCCACATACTTGACCTGGAACTACTTAGGAACTCCCGTCTTGAGTATTGGTCTTATTATCTTAGCTATTATTGTAATAATATTTTGTTTCCTTTATCATGATTTCAACGTAGATATCCAGAACTCAGTACATCCATCCTTGAATTCCATCAATCTCATCGGCATTAATCTGGAAGGTGTGGTGGTAAGAGTTGACTGTTCCATGCTTATTAACTATAACAACGTGTCAAACAGCATTTTTCTGAAGGGGTACATGTTGGCAGGTTTATTGGTAGGAGCGGTTCAGGTCAGACCAAAGGATCATATCAATATAACCATCAACCATTTGGAGTCTTTGAACGTTACAACTCCTGTTTTGAATGTcaatttgaccaacaaTGCTATTAGCCAATTTGAGTTCGAATCCACGGTAAGTGTAAGTGATACCAACTTGATCCGGTTATTGAATCAATTACTcagtgaagatgaaagtGAAATAAACCTCCAGGCTCTGTTCACAGCAGATATCTTCTCAAAGTTCATCATTCTTCATGATAGACCTTTATCGATGGAGCAGAACCTTACTTTCTCCAATAAGTTGGACTCGAACCTCAGCTTAGAAAATACCTCTGTCACCTACAACGAGAAAGAAAGACGAATTGAATTCAATGCTACCACGCAATATCCCAATGAACTTGCTGCAAGCTTCTTACAAGAGTTCCCGGAATACCAGTTGATGCTTAATTGCGAGGACCGTTTGGTTCATATTGGTGACATCGATCTTCTGCTTCACACAGACGGGTTCTCAATAAGCGGGTGTGTTTCTGAATTAGATTATCCAACAGACCTGTgtttgaacaagttgatgtcTGACTTGATAGAGGAGGAACAAACAGACTTGTTTGTGCGGGCATCCACTAATAGCTCGTATCCTCCTTGGCTTAACCATATCGTTACCAATGTGAATGCTAAGGTTCCAAGTGTTCCTATTGAATTGCAACCTTTAGAGTTTGATTTCCGTAATGTGGAGCATATGAATATCACCCTTACTAATTACGGCATTATTGGTAATGTCATTGGAAATACAGGTCTTCCGGTGGAGTTGAGTATCGATATGGATGTCCATAGTAGGCAGGTATTGCTCTCATGCTCTTGTTCTATTGATGATGGCACTTTGGTACTGGAATTCGAGatctccaagttggatCCACAGTTGGtggccaagttcttgagcAAAGGGGTTTTACAATTAGGCTTGAACGCTTCAGTAAATCAATTGAAAGTTAAAGTTCCGATGCTCAGGTCTTCAATTGAAGTGTTTCATGCGCAAATGACGAGAAATATCAAATTGCAAAACAAGCTCGATATCAACCAACTTAACAAAACCGTTGAAGTCTCGAGTGTCAATATTGCTGGAATTAGCCctgaaaaattggatcTTTCAGTGGAATGTTTTGTGGAAATACAGCAGCTTGGTATAACTATTGACGAAACGGTAGAGTTAAGTctcattttcaatggtaCAGAGATTGGAGTTGCATCAATAGACCGAATTTTGCCAGGAGAAGCCCTTAATATAGGTATAACAGTTTGGAAAGATAAGCACAACTACATTAACAGGTTCATCAACCAGTTTTTATCGAAAAAGCGGCAGTTCATTGATATTgggtttttgcagcctcaACTACTTTCCAAACTGACTATAGAAGGTATCCTGGTCCCCGAAGTCTTTTTTATGTTCGGTAACACACAAGAGCGTGTTGACACCTTTATTGTTTCATCTACCATTCACATACTTGGATCCGACGTGGAGTTGGAGATTTTTAATCCACTCCAAAATCAGGATCTCGAGGTGGAACTCACACTGGTAAACGCTACTCACGAAGGCGAAATGATTGGAGAACTCACCAAGTCTCACTTGATGGTGCTAAAGCCTGGAATCACGAAAACCGGCCGAATCCCCATTCGTGTCACCGGGATTGGAGGTGATATTCTTAGAAAGGCCATCAATGGACTGCTCAAAGTCAATATTGATGCAAAATTTCAATTGAGCATCGGGAGAGAAAACTACAAAAACCCATTCGAGATAGGGCTCGAATACCAAGGTAACGACATGAAGGCCAACATTCGGTTTTGAAGATCGGCCAAATTTAACGAATTACGAATGTATTTATAGAGATATATTAGGGCTTATTTTAATGAAGGAAAATAAATGCGTCAAGGAAACGTAAAAATAGACGTAAAAATAGACGTCAATAAAGGCTTCAGGAATGCCTGGTAGGGATGTAGAAGAATGACTTTGAGACACCTCGACTCCAAAGTCCACCACACCAATCTAAAAGATTTGCCTCAAAGGGTGTGCTTAATTTGGAGAAATATAATACCCAACTCCAGACCTAAGCTCCATATGGAACCCCAGGAACCCCAAAAGTCTAGACCTGCGAATTATGTTTTTTACTTAAAATAGTAACAGTCGCACCAAATCTCGAGAATGTTTACACGTAAAATTTTCATTCACTGATCCCACTTTAAAACAAAGCCAACAAAGCCAACAAAAACACATCTTTTTGTTACACACCCTTCATCACACTCGCTTTAAATCATGAAGGTCTCCTCGTTGTCATCCTCGGTCGTTTTGGTCTTAGCTGCTGCGCAATACGCTGTTGCCACCCCTCCAGCCTGTTTGTTGGCTTGTGTATCACAAGTTACCAAAAAATCAGACTGTTCTGCTTTGAACGATTTGTCATGTATTTGTGGTACTCAATACGACAAAGTCGAAGACTGCTTGAACAGCATCTGTCCTGAAGGTGTTAGTGATACTGCCGTGTCTGCTTTCGAAAGTGTATGTTCACCATATGCTAAgtcgtcatcgtcttcgtcatcatccacaCAAGCgtcgtcttcttccaaagcttcttcttcttccgaagcgccttcttcttcatccaccacctcgtcgtcttcgtcttcgtcgTCGAGCTCTTCTGCTGAAGTGAGCTCTTCCACCCAGGTGAGCTCGTCTACCGAGttgtcatcttcttcatctacTGTTGAGTCTTCGTCTTCCGCTATCAGTAGCTCATCCgaagcttcttcttcagtcGAATCCTCTAGTGAGTACTCGTCTTCCGAAGAGTTGTCTTCTACTGTAGCTGATTCTAGTTCAGAAGAACCAGCCACATCCGAAGATTCTACAAGTCTTGCAGCCGTTGCTGTCACCACTTCTTCCAAGAGCTCTTCCACTTCGTCAGCAGATCCAACCTCGACGTCTATTGCTGAAAAGACCTCTAGTGATatggccaacaacaaggcTGTTTCTTTCGGAGCTGTGATTGGTTTGATGGTCGCTGCTTTGGTTTAAGGGGATGTCTATTTGTAGTAGATATCAAGGGTTAATAATATCATCTTGTGGGTAAACACTGGCACTTCTTGCTGGTGTGCCCAGTTTATACCATTTTAGGCTAGGTTTAGGAAATAGATATCCTGTAAAAGAAAAGTGCGGTCTGCACTCGTAGTTTCATTCAACCCACCTTGCATTTAGGGGTATCGAGATTGCCAATTGACTGTGACTTTTTTGAAGGGGGGATTCGTAAAAGTCACAAATTTCACACTTTTCTATGCAACTGAGTAGTCCAAACAAAATTTATAACAATAATTTATTCTACAGGGGAGgtaaaatcaccaaaaaatcatcaccaggTACCGAAGAGAATTTAAGGTTCAAGACCGGTCCAACAGcagtcaaaatcaataattTCTTGCCAGTAATCTGTATTATTATGGATCGGTGTTCCGGTTGCTCATGCTCACTCATGGACgctttttgcagcaatCAACGAAAAACCGGGACACCGGTTTACCCAAAATTGACCTGAATTTGTCGTACTTTAAATTGAGTTGCCACCAAATAAACCGGTGGCCGTGACTCTGGATAATTAGGGTAGAGCAACCAATAAGCATATAAGATCCCTTGGAACCGTTCGCTTTCTTGCGTTATAATTGAATCAATTACGATTTCATTCTATCGGAGTCTCCGCGGATTCATTTTACAGATAAGAAAATACAAATACATTTTAATATAAGGTATTGTAACTCCCCTTTGATCTGACAAGAACATCTACCCTTGAATAGATATGCAATTAAGAAAAGATAAATGGTCTTATGATCACGAAAAGGACAGCCCGAGGGCCATGGAATCCATTCCATACAGCCTTTACTATGGAACTTTTGTCGACACCCCAGAGCTTGGAGAGATCAGAATCAGGACCAAGTGTTTAATAGGAGTCAACCAACAAGGAGTCATTGATTTTATTCACCCTGATGTGGAACAGCCGTCAGTGCTTGAAGTGTTCAAACACAACTACGTCCACTTTGATAGTGTTCAATCGTACTTTAAGTATGTGGATGTGTCTAAGAGCCCCAGTCAATTTTTCTTCCCCGGTTTCATTGACACACACATTCACGCTTCACAGTACCCCAATGTCGGTATAGGTTTGAACATTCCCCTTTTGGACTGGTTGAAAATCTAtaccttttctttggaga
Above is a window of Yamadazyma tenuis chromosome 1, complete sequence DNA encoding:
- a CDS encoding uncharacterized protein (COG:S; EggNog:ENOG503NYP9) — translated: MDKATKKLRSKKDEDSDVSRSSSLSRSFSRKSKKEKEEKDKKRLSGLKYSNKSKDSVNSIASSKKSVELKSRKKEEKREAPKLEEPIPVVPPSNKLTIADEEPSSQLKETADVTASSSEPEPVKAESTPKEEVALIEADVPSRYDDLSPNTPLSPTHQPLPIPLADERQPLLVPPSSSSSAIVPTDLDPYQSTYLTWNYLGTPVLSIGLIILAIIVIIFCFLYHDFNVDIQNSVHPSLNSINLIGINSEGVVVRVDCSMLINYNNVSNSIFSKGYMLAGLLVGAVQVRPKDHINITINHLESLNVTTPVLNVNLTNNAISQFEFESTVSVSDTNLIRLLNQLLSEDESEINLQASFTADIFSKFIILHDRPLSMEQNLTFSNKLDSNLSLENTSVTYNEKERRIEFNATTQYPNELAASFLQEFPEYQLMLNCEDRLVHIGDIDLSLHTDGFSISGCVSELDYPTDSCLNKLMSDLIEEEQTDLFVRASTNSSYPPWLNHIVTNVNAKVPSVPIELQPLEFDFRNVEHMNITLTNYGIIGNVIGNTGLPVELSIDMDVHSRQVLLSCSCSIDDGTLVSEFEISKLDPQLVAKFLSKGVLQLGLNASVNQLKVKVPMLRSSIEVFHAQMTRNIKLQNKLDINQLNKTVEVSSVNIAGISPEKLDLSVECFVEIQQLGITIDETVELSLIFNGTEIGVASIDRILPGEALNIGITVWKDKHNYINRFINQFLSKKRQFIDIGFLQPQLLSKSTIEGISVPEVFFMFGNTQERVDTFIVSSTIHILGSDVELEIFNPLQNQDLEVELTSVNATHEGEMIGELTKSHLMVLKPGITKTGRIPIRVTGIGGDILRKAINGSLKVNIDAKFQLSIGRENYKNPFEIGLEYQGNDMKANIRF
- the SSR1 gene encoding SWI/SNF and RSC complex subunit Ssr1 (EggNog:ENOG503P5GV; COG:S) — protein: MKVSSLSSSVVLVLAAAQYAVATPPACLLACVSQVTKKSDCSALNDLSCICGTQYDKVEDCLNSICPEGVSDTAVSAFESVFESSSEYSSSEELSSTVADSSSEEPATSEDSTSLAAVAVTTSSKSSSTSSADPTSTSIAEKTSSDMANNKAVSFGAVIGLMVAALV